One Polaribacter sp. SA4-12 genomic window carries:
- a CDS encoding TlpA family protein disulfide reductase — MNNRIQSISVLDLDGFAVDLMKKYSDKVLLLIIYNNDCLGCTGRAIPLAYQFQQQYPAIQVLGIHANFVNREATKASIKSVFTSGENPFPIYIDEHHQVFDQFKAEGTPQWVLISEKGELFRSFFGSQDNAQNRLFYAIESLVKNNE; from the coding sequence ATGAATAATAGAATACAATCAATATCCGTTTTAGACTTAGATGGATTTGCTGTAGATTTAATGAAAAAATATTCTGATAAAGTGCTGCTACTTATTATTTATAATAATGATTGTTTAGGTTGTACAGGACGCGCAATTCCTTTGGCTTATCAATTTCAGCAACAATATCCAGCTATTCAAGTTTTAGGTATTCATGCTAATTTTGTAAATAGAGAAGCAACAAAAGCGTCCATTAAAAGTGTTTTTACCAGTGGCGAGAATCCGTTTCCGATTTATATTGATGAACATCACCAAGTTTTTGACCAATTTAAGGCAGAAGGAACGCCTCAATGGGTTTTAATTTCAGAAAAAGGTGAATTGTTTCGATCCTTTTTTGGGTCGCAAGATAATGCTCAGAATCGTTTGTTTTATGCTATTGAGAGTCTTGTTAAGAATAATGAATAA